Proteins encoded by one window of Salirhabdus salicampi:
- the hemW gene encoding radical SAM family heme chaperone HemW codes for MKQVESVYIHIPFCHEICYYCDFTKIYYNSALAEQYLEALEQEIRLYVGDTKQTVRTIYIGGGTPTSLNDEQFRKLLKTVQTYFNVEQCEEYTVEANPGEFSVEKMGMLNEYGVDRISLGVQVLDDQFLQMLNRNHRVKDVHHTVEQLQRANLTNISMDFIYGLPDQTMAQFEKTLDDAIAFHLPHYSAYSLQIEPKTVFYLRYQKGKLQKPPEEEEAQMYHTLKRKMENNGLYQYEISNFAKQGYESKHNLTYWDNAYYYGFGAGAHGYLPGRRIVNVRPVKHYIQEVKQGKKPALHEEIVTKKEKIEEEMFLGLRKAQGVSKVRFHKKYKMSIHDVFGEDIQVLKEKGWIEEEGDWIRLTNDGRLFGNEAFSHFLLDENISFQ; via the coding sequence ATGAAACAAGTAGAATCCGTATATATTCATATTCCGTTCTGTCACGAAATATGTTACTACTGTGATTTTACAAAAATCTATTACAATTCAGCCTTGGCGGAACAATATTTAGAAGCATTAGAGCAAGAGATACGGTTATATGTTGGGGACACGAAGCAAACAGTGCGAACTATTTACATTGGTGGAGGTACTCCTACAAGCCTAAATGACGAGCAATTTCGTAAGTTGTTGAAGACAGTTCAAACATACTTTAACGTAGAGCAATGTGAGGAATATACGGTAGAAGCAAATCCAGGTGAGTTTTCCGTTGAAAAAATGGGAATGTTGAACGAATATGGAGTTGATCGTATTTCACTAGGAGTCCAAGTGTTGGATGACCAATTCTTGCAAATGCTTAACCGCAACCATCGAGTAAAAGACGTTCACCATACTGTAGAGCAACTGCAACGTGCTAACTTGACGAACATTAGTATGGATTTTATTTATGGATTACCAGACCAAACGATGGCGCAATTTGAAAAAACGTTGGATGATGCAATCGCTTTTCATTTACCACATTATTCAGCTTATTCTCTACAAATTGAACCGAAAACCGTTTTTTATTTGCGTTACCAAAAAGGTAAACTACAAAAGCCCCCAGAGGAAGAAGAAGCGCAAATGTATCATACGCTAAAAAGGAAAATGGAAAACAACGGCTTATACCAATATGAAATTAGTAATTTTGCAAAACAAGGGTACGAAAGCAAGCATAATTTAACATATTGGGATAATGCATACTATTATGGATTTGGAGCAGGGGCACATGGATACCTGCCAGGAAGACGAATTGTGAATGTTCGCCCGGTAAAACATTACATTCAAGAAGTGAAACAAGGAAAAAAGCCGGCTTTACATGAAGAAATTGTAACAAAGAAGGAAAAAATAGAAGAAGAAATGTTCCTCGGATTACGTAAAGCACAAGGTGTATCAAAAGTACGATTTCACAAAAAATATAAAATGTCTATTCATGATGTGTTTGGAGAAGACATTCAAGTACTAAAGGAAAAAGGTTGGATTGAAGAGGAGGGAGATTGGATTCGTTTAACCAATGATGGCAGGTTATTTGGAAATGAAGCATTTAGTCACTTCCTTTTAGATGAAAATATCTCTTTTCAATAA
- the dnaK gene encoding molecular chaperone DnaK codes for MSKIIGIDLGTTNSCVAVMEGGEAKVIPNPEGNRTTPSVVAFKNGERQVGEVAKRQAITNPNTIISIKRHMGTDYKVDVEGKDYTPQEISAIILQHIKSYAEDYLGETVEKAVITVPAYFNDAERQATKDAGKIAGLEVERIINEPTAAALAYGIDKDEDQTVLVYDLGGGTFDVSILDIGDGTFEVVSTAGDNRLGGDDFDQVIIDHMVAEFKKENGIDLSKDKMALQRLKDAAEKAKKDLSGVAQTQISLPFITAGEAGPLHLEMNLTRAKFEELSADLVERTMAPTRQALRDADLSASDIDKVILVGGSTRIPAVQDAIKKEVGKDPSKGVNPDEVVALGAAIQGGVLQGDVKDVVLLDVTPLSLGIETMGGVFTKLIERNTTIPTSHSQVFSTAADNQTAVDIHVLQGEREMAADNKTLGRFQLTDIPPAPRGVPQIEVSFDIDANGIVNVRAKDLGTNKEQSITIKSSSGLSEEEVEQMVKEAEENAEADKKRREEVELRNEADQLVFTTDKTIKDLGDNVSEDEKAKAEEAKEALKKALEGEDLEDIKAKKEALQEQVQQLSVKLYEQAQQQAEAQQGDAGGEGQTEDNVVDADYEEVNENDKK; via the coding sequence ATGAGTAAAATTATTGGTATTGATTTAGGAACAACAAACTCATGTGTGGCAGTAATGGAAGGTGGCGAAGCCAAGGTAATTCCGAACCCGGAGGGTAACCGTACAACTCCATCTGTCGTTGCATTTAAGAATGGGGAGCGTCAAGTAGGTGAAGTAGCCAAAAGACAGGCTATCACGAACCCTAACACGATTATTTCGATTAAACGTCATATGGGTACAGACTATAAAGTAGACGTTGAAGGTAAAGATTATACACCACAAGAAATTTCAGCTATTATTTTGCAACATATAAAATCATATGCGGAAGATTATCTTGGTGAAACAGTAGAAAAAGCAGTAATTACAGTACCTGCCTACTTCAACGATGCTGAACGTCAAGCGACGAAAGATGCTGGTAAAATTGCTGGACTTGAAGTAGAAAGAATTATTAACGAGCCTACTGCTGCAGCATTGGCATATGGTATTGATAAAGATGAAGATCAAACGGTATTAGTTTATGACCTAGGTGGAGGTACATTCGACGTATCCATTCTTGATATTGGAGACGGTACATTTGAAGTTGTATCTACAGCCGGGGACAACCGTTTAGGTGGAGATGACTTTGACCAAGTGATCATCGACCATATGGTAGCAGAATTTAAAAAAGAAAACGGCATTGACCTTTCTAAAGATAAAATGGCGTTACAGCGCTTAAAAGACGCTGCAGAAAAAGCGAAAAAAGACTTGTCTGGTGTTGCACAAACACAAATTTCTCTCCCATTCATTACAGCTGGGGAAGCAGGTCCGCTTCACCTTGAAATGAACTTGACGAGAGCGAAGTTCGAGGAGCTTTCTGCTGATTTAGTAGAGCGTACAATGGCACCTACACGTCAAGCATTGCGTGACGCTGACTTATCAGCAAGTGACATTGATAAAGTAATTCTTGTAGGTGGTTCTACCCGCATTCCAGCAGTACAAGATGCGATTAAGAAAGAGGTAGGAAAAGACCCATCTAAAGGCGTTAACCCTGATGAAGTAGTAGCACTAGGTGCAGCTATTCAAGGTGGCGTACTTCAAGGTGACGTTAAAGATGTAGTACTATTAGACGTTACACCACTTTCATTAGGTATTGAAACAATGGGAGGCGTATTTACGAAGTTAATCGAACGTAATACAACAATCCCAACAAGTCATTCCCAAGTGTTCTCAACAGCTGCAGATAATCAAACAGCTGTAGACATTCACGTACTACAAGGGGAAAGAGAAATGGCTGCAGATAACAAAACATTAGGCCGTTTCCAGTTAACGGATATTCCACCAGCACCACGTGGTGTTCCACAAATCGAAGTTTCCTTCGATATTGATGCAAATGGTATTGTGAATGTTCGTGCTAAAGACTTAGGAACAAACAAAGAACAGTCTATTACAATTAAATCTTCTTCTGGTCTATCCGAGGAAGAAGTTGAACAAATGGTAAAAGAAGCTGAAGAAAACGCAGAAGCAGATAAAAAACGTAGAGAAGAAGTTGAACTGCGTAACGAAGCAGATCAGCTAGTATTTACTACAGATAAAACAATAAAAGATTTAGGCGATAATGTTTCTGAAGACGAGAAAGCAAAGGCTGAAGAAGCAAAAGAAGCATTGAAAAAAGCGTTAGAAGGCGAAGACCTGGAAGATATTAAAGCGAAGAAAGAAGCTCTACAAGAACAAGTACAACAACTTTCTGTAAAGCTTTATGAACAAGCTCAACAGCAAGCCGAAGCTCAGCAAGGTGATGCTGGAGGAGAAGGACAAACAGAAGACAACGTAGTAGATGCAGATTATGAAGAAGTAAACGAGAACGACAAAAAATAA
- the grpE gene encoding nucleotide exchange factor GrpE — translation MEEKDVQENVVEETVPEEVEASESAADAETTELDALKQEMEQLQEDNATLQDKLVRTQADFDNFRKRMKKEKEQDLKYKSQSVMTELLPVLDNFERALQTEQSDNSQGFVEGVEMVYRQLKQALEKEGLEEIATVGEQFDPHLHQAVMQASEADKDDNEVVEELQKGYKLKDRVIRPAMVKVNQS, via the coding sequence ATGGAGGAAAAAGACGTACAAGAAAATGTAGTAGAAGAAACAGTGCCAGAAGAGGTAGAAGCTAGTGAATCTGCCGCTGACGCTGAAACTACTGAACTAGATGCTCTAAAACAAGAAATGGAACAACTTCAGGAAGACAATGCGACTTTACAAGATAAACTCGTTCGAACACAGGCGGATTTTGATAATTTCCGTAAAAGAATGAAAAAGGAAAAAGAACAGGATTTAAAATATAAATCACAATCTGTTATGACAGAGTTGCTTCCTGTTTTAGATAATTTTGAGCGTGCTCTTCAAACAGAACAAAGCGACAATTCACAAGGCTTTGTTGAAGGAGTAGAGATGGTGTACCGCCAGCTGAAGCAGGCTCTGGAAAAAGAAGGGTTAGAAGAAATTGCAACTGTTGGAGAACAATTCGATCCGCATTTACATCAAGCAGTGATGCAAGCATCAGAAGCTGATAAGGATGACAATGAAGTTGTGGAAGAGTTGCAAAAGGGCTACAAATTAAAAGACCGAGTAATACGACCAGCCATGGTAAAAGTTAATCAATCTTGA
- a CDS encoding 16S rRNA (uracil(1498)-N(3))-methyltransferase: MQRYFIPNEGWNGDVVTITKEDAHHIVNVMRMQPEDEIICCHTDGRVARCKIENITSEQVLCSVVEWLNENKELPVQITIAQALPKGDKLDYIVQKGTELGATAFIPYHGERSIVKWNDQKAKKKGQRLEKIAKEASEQSHRTKIPFIHSVQSLETIMHSSEYQVKLVASEEEAKTSNPSLLSDAIGQIRKGDHILLVIGPEGGFSSNELVSLKEANFSFVRLGPRILRTETASLYFLSILSYQFEELG; encoded by the coding sequence ATGCAACGATATTTTATTCCAAACGAAGGATGGAACGGAGACGTCGTTACGATTACGAAAGAGGATGCACATCACATCGTAAACGTCATGCGTATGCAACCAGAAGATGAAATTATTTGTTGTCATACAGATGGACGTGTTGCCCGATGTAAAATTGAAAATATAACCAGTGAACAAGTGCTTTGTTCTGTAGTAGAATGGTTAAATGAAAATAAGGAATTACCTGTTCAAATTACGATAGCCCAAGCTTTACCGAAAGGAGACAAGCTTGATTATATCGTGCAAAAAGGAACTGAACTAGGTGCAACAGCCTTTATTCCATATCATGGAGAACGCTCGATTGTGAAGTGGAATGACCAAAAAGCAAAGAAAAAAGGGCAGCGTTTAGAAAAAATTGCAAAAGAAGCTAGCGAACAATCCCATCGAACAAAAATACCTTTCATTCATTCTGTTCAATCACTCGAAACGATTATGCATTCGTCAGAATATCAGGTGAAGCTCGTAGCTAGTGAAGAAGAGGCGAAAACGAGCAACCCTTCTTTACTTAGTGATGCAATAGGACAAATCCGTAAAGGTGACCATATATTATTAGTTATTGGGCCAGAGGGCGGCTTTTCGTCAAATGAATTAGTGAGTTTAAAGGAAGCTAATTTTTCATTTGTTCGTTTAGGCCCTCGTATTTTACGTACAGAAACAGCTTCTTTGTACTTTTTATCGATTTTATCTTATCAATTTGAAGAATTGGGGTGA
- the spoIIP gene encoding stage II sporulation protein P: MPKRKRDEVFKCVKQIYQGLLFLIVSIAILFLFIGLLTSMNPSYRLSSAEVSNWTNDVNGSSFLYFFHFENRLYEHALPDDVEEIKLSPILFQTAINVKPDDSRSLLGRELPGFEFFDSEIIVAGEGTDYTNLPIESAPPPEALQEEPEANVGMEEEPAPPSAPNNDEQPDLTTEGRNVVLVYSTHNRESFLPHLPEGTAANAAMHSEVNITLVNERFASSLKNYGIGAIHDDTDIYDILLENSWTYGDSYRASRPVVQNALKSNEHLQFIFDFHRDAQPRAKTTKEINGENYGRIFFVIGAEHEQYEENLKLATELHERLDEKYPGISRGVITKKGVGVDGKYNQDLSTRAILVEMGGVENHLSEVYRTADVFAEVFSEYYWQAERVDG; encoded by the coding sequence ATGCCAAAACGTAAACGGGACGAAGTATTTAAGTGCGTCAAACAAATCTATCAAGGTCTACTCTTTCTCATTGTAAGTATAGCAATATTATTTCTGTTCATAGGACTGTTAACTTCTATGAATCCTTCATACCGGCTATCTTCAGCGGAAGTGTCGAATTGGACAAATGATGTAAACGGCTCTTCGTTTTTATATTTCTTTCATTTTGAAAATCGTTTATATGAGCACGCGCTTCCAGACGATGTGGAAGAGATCAAATTGTCTCCTATACTATTCCAGACTGCAATTAACGTGAAACCCGATGATTCAAGATCATTGCTCGGTAGGGAATTGCCAGGGTTCGAATTTTTTGATAGTGAAATTATTGTAGCAGGTGAAGGGACAGACTATACAAACTTACCTATTGAATCAGCACCACCTCCAGAAGCATTACAGGAAGAACCGGAGGCTAACGTAGGAATGGAAGAAGAACCAGCACCACCGAGTGCACCGAACAATGATGAACAACCTGATTTAACGACTGAGGGGAGAAACGTAGTCCTAGTTTATTCAACTCATAACCGGGAATCATTCCTGCCACATTTACCAGAAGGAACAGCAGCTAATGCTGCGATGCACTCTGAAGTTAATATTACCCTAGTGAACGAGCGGTTTGCTTCTAGTCTAAAAAATTACGGGATTGGAGCTATTCATGACGATACGGATATCTATGATATTTTGTTAGAAAACAGTTGGACGTACGGGGACTCGTATCGTGCCTCAAGACCAGTTGTTCAAAACGCATTAAAGTCGAATGAGCATCTACAATTTATTTTTGACTTCCACCGTGATGCACAACCGAGAGCCAAAACAACAAAGGAAATTAACGGTGAAAATTATGGACGGATCTTTTTCGTGATTGGTGCGGAGCATGAGCAATATGAAGAGAACTTAAAACTGGCTACTGAACTCCATGAGAGATTAGATGAAAAATATCCCGGAATTAGTAGAGGGGTAATTACGAAAAAAGGTGTTGGGGTTGACGGTAAATATAATCAAGATTTATCAACTCGCGCTATTTTAGTTGAGATGGGTGGAGTTGAAAATCATTTGAGTGAGGTTTATCGTACAGCAGACGTATTTGCAGAAGTGTTTAGTGAATATTATTGGCAAGCTGAACGAGTCGACGGATAA
- the prmA gene encoding 50S ribosomal protein L11 methyltransferase has product MKWSEVCIHTTNEAVEPISNILHEAGASGVVIEDATDLVKDRASIFGEVFELDPEDYPDEGVYIKGYLPVNSFLGETVDEIKEAISNLMKYNIDIGRNNVTISEVNEEEWATAWKKYYKPVKISEKITITPTWEEYEKVSSDEIIIELDPGMAFGTGTHPTTVLSLQALEQYVKGNDTVIDVGSGSGVLSIAAIKLGADRVYAFDLDDIAVKSTTINAKLNKVDGRINAQQNDLLKGVHIQPDIIVSNILAEVIVQFVDDAFKTLKSGGTFITSGIIQGKKQVVRDEMEKAGFQIVEVNQMEDWISIIAKKPLG; this is encoded by the coding sequence TTGAAATGGTCTGAGGTTTGTATTCATACAACAAATGAAGCGGTTGAACCGATATCAAATATTCTTCACGAGGCGGGAGCTAGTGGTGTTGTTATAGAGGATGCTACTGACTTGGTGAAGGATCGCGCTTCTATTTTTGGAGAAGTTTTTGAGCTAGACCCCGAAGATTACCCCGATGAAGGTGTTTATATTAAGGGTTATTTACCCGTGAATAGTTTCTTAGGGGAAACTGTTGACGAAATTAAAGAAGCGATAAGCAATTTGATGAAATACAACATTGATATTGGCCGCAATAACGTTACGATTAGCGAAGTTAATGAAGAAGAGTGGGCAACGGCATGGAAAAAGTACTATAAACCTGTGAAAATCTCTGAAAAGATTACCATTACCCCTACTTGGGAAGAGTATGAAAAGGTTAGTAGTGATGAGATTATAATCGAACTCGACCCTGGTATGGCGTTTGGAACAGGAACACACCCAACTACCGTGTTAAGTTTACAAGCATTAGAACAGTATGTGAAAGGTAATGATACGGTAATAGACGTAGGTTCCGGTTCTGGAGTTTTAAGCATCGCTGCTATTAAACTTGGGGCTGACCGCGTCTATGCCTTTGACTTAGATGATATTGCAGTAAAGAGCACAACAATTAATGCAAAATTAAACAAAGTAGATGGAAGAATCAACGCTCAGCAAAATGATTTATTAAAGGGTGTACACATACAACCAGATATCATTGTGTCGAATATTTTGGCAGAAGTCATTGTTCAGTTTGTTGACGATGCCTTTAAAACGTTGAAATCAGGTGGGACCTTTATTACATCAGGAATTATTCAAGGTAAAAAGCAAGTGGTGCGAGATGAAATGGAAAAAGCCGGCTTTCAAATTGTTGAAGTGAATCAAATGGAAGACTGGATATCAATCATTGCTAAGAAGCCTTTGGGATAA
- the hrcA gene encoding heat-inducible transcriptional repressor HrcA, with the protein MLTDRQLQILQVIVNDFIHTAQPIGSRAISKKDDVSYSSATIRNEMADLEDMGFLEKTHSSSGRVPSEKGYRFYVDHLMSPFNISKQEAHLIQKAFGERMLELERIVKKSAQVLSDLTNYTSIILGPEVFETRLKQLQILPLNANSAVAILVTDTGHVEHRSFSVPVDLDSAELEKTVNILNEKLRGVPIVQLQEKIENEVLKIVRKHSNNFKHNYHAIQAALFDEQPTMLYVGGKTNIMMQPEFKDFEKVRTLYSIIEEENLIAPLLRAQNDGINVTIGTENEHEAMQECSLITATYSIGEKQMGTIALLGPTRMEYSKVISLLNVLSDQMSKSFKAWYQNK; encoded by the coding sequence TTGTTGACAGATAGACAGTTGCAAATTTTACAAGTCATCGTTAATGACTTTATTCATACTGCACAACCAATTGGTTCGAGAGCCATTTCAAAAAAAGATGATGTATCGTATAGTTCTGCTACGATACGAAATGAAATGGCTGACTTAGAAGATATGGGCTTCTTAGAAAAGACCCATTCCTCTTCCGGGCGTGTGCCATCTGAAAAAGGTTATCGTTTTTATGTCGATCATTTAATGTCACCCTTTAACATATCGAAGCAAGAGGCTCACCTTATTCAAAAAGCCTTTGGCGAACGGATGTTGGAACTTGAGCGAATTGTCAAAAAGTCAGCACAAGTATTATCCGACTTGACAAATTATACGTCGATTATACTGGGGCCTGAAGTGTTTGAGACTAGATTAAAGCAACTGCAAATTTTGCCGTTAAACGCTAATTCAGCAGTAGCTATCCTTGTGACAGATACAGGGCACGTTGAACATCGATCCTTTTCTGTACCTGTAGACTTAGATTCTGCGGAGTTGGAAAAGACTGTTAACATTTTAAATGAAAAGTTACGTGGCGTACCGATTGTTCAACTACAAGAAAAAATTGAAAACGAAGTGTTAAAGATCGTTCGAAAACATTCGAACAACTTTAAACATAACTATCATGCTATCCAGGCAGCGTTATTTGATGAGCAGCCTACCATGTTATATGTAGGTGGGAAAACGAACATTATGATGCAGCCGGAGTTTAAAGATTTTGAAAAGGTGCGTACATTATATTCCATCATTGAAGAAGAAAATTTAATTGCCCCGTTATTAAGGGCACAAAATGACGGAATCAATGTGACAATTGGAACTGAGAATGAGCATGAGGCGATGCAGGAATGTAGTTTAATTACAGCTACATATTCCATTGGTGAAAAACAAATGGGTACTATCGCCCTGTTAGGACCGACGAGAATGGAATATTCAAAAGTCATTTCATTACTCAATGTATTATCAGACCAAATGTCAAAATCATTTAAAGCATGGTATCAAAACAAATAA
- the lepA gene encoding translation elongation factor 4: MDLSNKKQKNIRNFSIIAHIDHGKSTLADRILERTNALSQREMKEQFLDAMDLERERGITIKLNAVQLEYSAKNGEDYTFHLIDTPGHVDFTYEVSRSLAACEGAILVVDAAQGIEAQTLANVYLALDNDLEIIPVINKIDLPSADPDRVKQEIEDVIGIDADDAILASAKSGIGIDEILERIVEDIPPPAGKQEEPLKALIFDSLYDPYRGVVAYTCVKEGSVKVGDRIKMMATGKEFEVNEVGVFTPKPIPKKELSVGDVGYLTASIKNVGDSRVGDTITKASNPASKPLPGYKRLNPMVYCGMFPVDANKYNDLREALERLELNDSSLQYEAETSQALGFGFRCGFLGLLHMEIIQERIEREFNIELITTAPSVIYEVQLTDDKEINVENPSLLPDPQEIKEIREPYVQATIMVPNDYVGAVMEICQKKRGEYVDMQYMDENRVNIIYNIPLAEIVYNFFDQLKSQTKGYASFDYELKGYLPSNLVKMDILLNGEQIDALSFIVHREFAFERGKAIVEKLKELIPRQHFEVPVQAAVGNKIVARSNIKAMRKNVLSKCYGGDISRKRKLLEKQKEGKKRMKMVGKVEVPQEAFMSVLQMDDD, from the coding sequence ATGGACTTGTCGAATAAAAAACAGAAAAATATCCGCAACTTTTCGATCATTGCACACATTGATCATGGGAAATCAACACTTGCGGATCGAATATTAGAACGGACAAATGCGTTATCCCAAAGAGAAATGAAAGAGCAGTTTTTAGATGCAATGGACTTGGAACGGGAACGTGGAATCACTATTAAACTTAATGCGGTACAACTTGAATATAGTGCAAAAAACGGTGAAGATTATACGTTTCATTTAATTGATACTCCTGGACATGTGGATTTCACATATGAAGTATCTAGAAGTTTAGCCGCATGTGAAGGAGCAATTTTAGTCGTAGATGCAGCCCAAGGGATTGAAGCCCAAACGTTAGCTAACGTATATTTGGCTCTTGATAATGACCTTGAGATTATACCTGTAATCAATAAAATCGATTTACCGAGTGCTGATCCTGATCGAGTGAAACAAGAAATTGAAGATGTGATCGGGATTGATGCAGATGATGCCATCCTGGCTTCGGCAAAATCAGGAATTGGTATTGATGAAATTTTAGAGCGTATCGTAGAAGATATTCCACCACCTGCAGGTAAGCAAGAAGAGCCATTAAAAGCGCTTATTTTTGATTCTCTATATGATCCATATCGCGGTGTTGTTGCTTATACATGTGTCAAAGAAGGATCGGTAAAAGTTGGCGACCGTATTAAGATGATGGCTACAGGGAAGGAATTTGAAGTGAACGAAGTTGGTGTATTTACTCCGAAGCCGATACCGAAAAAAGAACTGTCTGTAGGTGATGTTGGCTATTTAACGGCCTCCATTAAAAATGTCGGCGATTCTCGAGTTGGTGATACAATTACAAAAGCATCCAATCCAGCTAGCAAACCGTTGCCTGGATATAAGCGATTAAACCCTATGGTTTATTGTGGGATGTTTCCTGTAGACGCCAATAAATATAACGATCTTCGAGAGGCGCTGGAACGGTTAGAACTTAACGATTCGTCATTACAGTATGAGGCAGAAACTTCGCAAGCGCTTGGATTTGGGTTCCGTTGTGGATTTTTAGGTTTACTCCATATGGAAATTATTCAGGAGCGGATTGAACGGGAATTTAACATTGAACTCATTACAACAGCACCAAGTGTAATTTATGAAGTGCAATTAACTGATGATAAAGAAATTAATGTTGAAAACCCTTCATTGCTACCGGATCCACAAGAAATTAAGGAAATTCGTGAACCATATGTTCAAGCAACGATTATGGTGCCCAATGATTATGTAGGCGCGGTAATGGAAATTTGTCAGAAAAAACGTGGCGAATATGTAGATATGCAATATATGGATGAAAATCGAGTGAATATTATATATAACATCCCGTTAGCTGAGATTGTTTATAATTTCTTTGATCAATTAAAGTCCCAAACGAAAGGTTATGCTTCATTTGATTATGAATTAAAAGGCTACTTACCATCTAATCTTGTTAAAATGGATATTTTATTAAATGGTGAGCAAATTGATGCCCTATCCTTCATTGTCCACAGAGAATTTGCTTTCGAACGTGGTAAGGCAATTGTAGAAAAGTTAAAGGAGCTTATTCCGAGACAACACTTTGAAGTACCCGTACAAGCAGCGGTTGGGAATAAAATCGTAGCCCGCTCAAATATTAAAGCGATGCGGAAAAACGTACTCTCTAAATGCTATGGTGGGGATATTTCCCGTAAGCGTAAGTTGCTGGAGAAACAAAAAGAAGGTAAAAAACGAATGAAGATGGTTGGAAAAGTTGAAGTACCTCAAGAAGCGTTCATGTCAGTACTACAAATGGATGATGATTAA
- a CDS encoding DUF3679 domain-containing protein, with product MVRFTILFFLMLILFLGGVIVGFDQAGKGMNKIRGDNVDSYDAVKTIESDNDNIEVEVLGQSIEQLSLGEKRLDYQKVKESHFTEKVATTVEKGVKWVYNKMIESVYQLTEKIYRM from the coding sequence ATGGTAAGATTCACAATCTTATTCTTTCTTATGTTAATCTTATTTTTAGGTGGCGTTATTGTTGGATTTGACCAGGCGGGTAAAGGGATGAACAAAATTCGCGGTGACAATGTAGACTCCTATGATGCGGTGAAAACGATTGAGAGTGACAATGATAATATAGAAGTGGAAGTTTTGGGACAGTCAATCGAACAACTTTCTTTAGGTGAGAAACGACTGGACTACCAAAAAGTGAAGGAGAGCCATTTTACTGAAAAAGTAGCAACCACTGTGGAGAAGGGTGTCAAATGGGTTTACAATAAAATGATTGAAAGCGTTTATCAACTGACAGAAAAGATATATAGGATGTAG
- the dnaJ gene encoding molecular chaperone DnaJ — MSKRDYYDVLGVSQDASKEEIKKAYRKLARKYHPDVSKEENAQDKFKEVKEAYEVLSNEQKRAQYDQFGHAGPQGAGGQGFGGFGGEGFGDFGDIFDMFFGGGGRRRDPNAPRKGADLQYTMDLTFEEAVFGKETDIEIPKEESCETCNGSGAKPGTKPETCPHCHGAGQLNEEQNTPFGRVVNRRVCHHCQGSGKLIKDKCRTCGGDGKVKKRSKIHINIPAGIDEGQQIRISGKGDPGVNGGPPGDLYVVVRVRRHEFFEREGDDIFCELPLTFAQAALGDEVEVPTVHGRVKLKIPAGTQTGTHFRLKGKGVPNVHGRGHGDQHIMVKVVTPKHLSDKQKELLRQFNDIGGNETLDEQHDSLFQRMKRAFKGDA; from the coding sequence TTGAGTAAGAGAGACTATTATGACGTACTCGGTGTTTCGCAAGATGCATCGAAAGAGGAGATCAAAAAAGCATATCGAAAGTTAGCGCGAAAATATCATCCTGATGTGAGCAAAGAGGAAAATGCACAGGATAAATTTAAGGAAGTAAAAGAGGCATATGAAGTATTGAGTAACGAACAAAAACGTGCCCAGTATGATCAGTTTGGTCATGCAGGTCCACAGGGTGCGGGTGGTCAAGGCTTCGGTGGATTTGGTGGCGAAGGCTTTGGCGACTTCGGTGATATATTTGACATGTTCTTCGGTGGAGGAGGACGTAGAAGAGATCCAAATGCACCTAGAAAAGGTGCCGATTTACAATATACAATGGACTTAACATTTGAGGAAGCGGTATTTGGAAAAGAAACAGATATTGAGATTCCAAAAGAAGAGTCTTGTGAAACTTGTAACGGTTCAGGTGCTAAACCTGGTACAAAACCGGAAACATGCCCACACTGTCATGGAGCAGGACAGTTAAATGAAGAACAAAACACGCCATTTGGTCGTGTCGTAAATCGAAGAGTGTGTCATCACTGTCAAGGTTCAGGAAAACTGATAAAAGATAAATGCCGAACATGTGGTGGAGACGGAAAAGTGAAAAAACGTTCTAAAATCCACATCAATATACCAGCAGGTATCGACGAGGGTCAGCAAATTCGTATTTCTGGTAAAGGAGATCCAGGTGTGAACGGTGGACCTCCAGGTGATTTATATGTAGTTGTACGTGTACGTCGCCATGAGTTTTTCGAGCGTGAAGGAGACGACATCTTTTGTGAACTACCACTGACGTTTGCGCAAGCAGCACTAGGTGATGAGGTCGAAGTACCGACGGTTCACGGCCGAGTAAAGTTGAAGATACCAGCAGGTACACAAACAGGGACACATTTCCGTTTGAAAGGTAAAGGTGTACCGAATGTTCATGGCCGAGGGCATGGAGACCAGCATATAATGGTCAAAGTAGTTACACCAAAGCATCTGTCTGATAAGCAGAAAGAACTTCTTCGTCAGTTTAACGATATAGGTGGTAACGAAACTTTAGACGAGCAGCACGATAGTTTGTTTCAAAGAATGAAGAGGGCGTTTAAAGGTGATGCGTAA